In Deltaproteobacteria bacterium, a single genomic region encodes these proteins:
- a CDS encoding alpha/beta hydrolase, producing MPTVTANNYVMHYEVDDFTDPWKSPETIWIQHGFGRSSQFWYHWVPLLAGKYRVLRRDMRGHGQSADPGADYVWSVEALLNDMKGFLDAQGIDKVHYVGESVGGILGIAFATRWPERFKSLTLCSTPTAIRPHIQRLFAVGHEDWHTALGKLGAAGWAKALLGQGGGLGVANVDQGKIDWILREWGKTRTHVLQGLCRLVPNVDVEPILEQVKVPTLVLAPTRSPLLPLTESVMIRDQIPGAQIVTIDGHGHEIYLDRAQECTAALLSFIRSL from the coding sequence ATGCCTACAGTGACAGCGAATAACTACGTAATGCACTACGAGGTCGATGATTTTACCGACCCATGGAAATCTCCCGAAACGATCTGGATTCAACATGGCTTCGGGCGGAGTTCACAATTCTGGTATCACTGGGTGCCGCTGCTGGCGGGCAAGTATCGGGTGCTCCGTCGGGATATGCGCGGCCATGGGCAGTCCGCCGATCCAGGCGCGGACTATGTCTGGTCGGTCGAGGCTCTGCTCAATGACATGAAAGGCTTCCTGGATGCGCAGGGAATCGACAAGGTCCACTACGTTGGCGAGTCCGTCGGCGGGATTCTCGGCATTGCCTTTGCCACCCGCTGGCCGGAGCGGTTCAAAAGTTTGACGCTCTGCTCCACGCCCACCGCGATCCGCCCGCATATCCAACGCCTGTTCGCCGTGGGACACGAAGATTGGCACACGGCCCTCGGGAAACTTGGCGCTGCGGGGTGGGCGAAGGCGTTATTGGGACAAGGTGGCGGCCTTGGCGTCGCCAACGTCGATCAGGGAAAAATAGACTGGATTCTTAGGGAATGGGGCAAAACCCGCACCCACGTCCTTCAAGGCTTGTGTCGGCTCGTGCCGAACGTGGATGTCGAGCCCATATTGGAACAGGTCAAAGTGCCGACCTTGGTCCTGGCTCCGACACGGAGTCCGCTGCTCCCGCTGACCGAGTCGGTCATGATCCGCGATCAGATTCCAGGCGCGCAAATCGTCACCATCGACGGTCACGGCCACGAGATTTACCTCGACCGGGCGCAAGAGTGCACCGCCGCGCTCCTGTCGTTTATTCGATCCCTGTGA
- a CDS encoding enoyl-CoA hydratase/isomerase family protein, giving the protein MAEPALLYEKRDGIAYLTFNRPERRNAFNPEVICRLADAWQDYAADDALLVAIITGAGDKSFSAGADLGRLTPLMSGSRQPEDEWDRRLLSNSKLGQIATLRGFPLYKPIISAINGFCLAGGCELIQATDIRIAVESATFALTEVKWSLMPFAGSMVRLPRQIGFSKAMEIMLIGDMFDSQEAHRIGLINYVVPPDQLMSKAEELARKIGANGPVAVRKIKETVLRALSVSLEEGFEIENANARLVLATEDAKEGPRAFIEKRKPRYIGR; this is encoded by the coding sequence GTGGCTGAACCAGCCTTACTGTACGAAAAACGCGATGGCATTGCCTACCTGACCTTTAACCGACCGGAACGGCGCAACGCCTTCAACCCCGAGGTGATCTGCCGTCTGGCGGATGCCTGGCAAGACTATGCGGCGGATGACGCGCTTCTGGTTGCGATTATTACCGGCGCTGGCGATAAGTCATTCAGTGCCGGTGCGGATTTAGGGCGATTGACGCCATTGATGTCTGGCTCACGGCAACCGGAAGACGAGTGGGACCGACGGCTGCTAAGTAATTCCAAGCTGGGGCAAATTGCGACCTTGCGTGGGTTCCCGCTGTACAAGCCGATCATTTCCGCGATCAACGGATTCTGCTTGGCCGGTGGCTGCGAGCTAATTCAGGCAACCGACATTCGCATTGCGGTCGAGTCTGCGACCTTTGCACTCACCGAAGTGAAGTGGTCGCTGATGCCGTTTGCCGGTTCGATGGTGCGTTTGCCGCGGCAGATCGGTTTCAGCAAAGCCATGGAGATCATGCTGATCGGCGATATGTTCGACTCGCAGGAAGCGCATCGCATTGGGCTCATCAATTACGTCGTGCCGCCTGACCAATTGATGAGTAAGGCAGAAGAACTGGCGCGGAAGATTGGCGCCAATGGGCCGGTGGCCGTACGGAAAATTAAAGAAACCGTGCTGCGTGCGCTCAGCGTCTCGCTCGAAGAAGGGTTTGAGATCGAGAACGCAAACGCCCGTCTCGTGCTAGCAACAGAGGATGCTAAAGAAGGACCCCGCGCCTTCATCGAGAAGCGCAAACCGCGCTATATCGGACGCTAG
- a CDS encoding TIGR03668 family PPOX class F420-dependent oxidoreductase, which produces MAIEIAEPVRRFILSHSVARLATADSNGQPHVIPFCYAFDGARFYFVVDEKPKKQTGKPLKRIRNMLENPQVALVIDDYSDDWTQLAYVLVSGSTQMVQDETEYDTALALLRERYPQYRAMPLFFTRNTMVRIVPTKILAWGKVV; this is translated from the coding sequence ATGGCTATCGAGATTGCCGAGCCTGTGCGTCGCTTTATTCTTTCCCATTCTGTGGCGCGGCTGGCGACGGCGGATAGCAACGGACAGCCGCACGTCATCCCCTTTTGTTACGCCTTCGATGGTGCGCGTTTCTATTTCGTGGTTGATGAGAAACCGAAAAAGCAGACCGGCAAGCCGCTGAAACGCATTCGCAACATGTTGGAGAATCCCCAGGTGGCGCTGGTCATCGACGACTACAGCGACGATTGGACCCAACTCGCCTACGTTCTTGTCTCCGGCTCCACCCAAATGGTTCAAGACGAGACCGAGTACGACACGGCGCTGGCCTTGCTGCGAGAGCGGTATCCGCAATATCGGGCCATGCCGCTCTTCTTCACGCGCAACACGATGGTGCGGATCGTGCCGACAAAGATCCTCGCCTGGGGAAAGGTTGTCTAA
- a CDS encoding SCP2 sterol-binding domain-containing protein produces the protein MPNEPASTPGPLSPETFFHNNVAPQFSRRIEELRQQIRTLEQQLQDRLQAQVTVRVVVEGDGGGVWHLNTDGGEMTVSADAVFPPLMTVYQSRAYFDWAAATAADAGVFGPGARNSQGELTKSRIERLKMLKGLLQFTFTHLPDGGERSFCIQLGTGERPSAPQTVLTMKAEDGQKMAHGELTPHIAFMSGAMKVTGDLALAMQFGAAMM, from the coding sequence ATGCCAAACGAACCTGCTTCAACCCCTGGCCCTCTTTCCCCGGAAACCTTCTTCCACAACAACGTCGCTCCGCAATTCAGCCGCCGCATCGAAGAACTCCGGCAACAAATCCGCACGCTCGAACAGCAACTCCAAGATCGCCTACAGGCGCAAGTCACGGTTCGCGTCGTGGTGGAAGGCGACGGTGGCGGTGTCTGGCATCTGAACACCGATGGCGGCGAGATGACCGTCTCGGCGGACGCCGTATTTCCGCCACTCATGACGGTGTACCAGTCGCGCGCTTATTTCGACTGGGCGGCGGCGACAGCAGCGGATGCCGGGGTGTTTGGCCCTGGCGCGCGCAACAGCCAAGGCGAATTGACCAAGTCGCGGATCGAGCGACTGAAGATGCTGAAAGGATTGCTCCAATTTACCTTTACGCATCTCCCGGACGGCGGAGAGCGCAGCTTCTGCATTCAGCTCGGCACCGGCGAGCGTCCGTCAGCACCGCAGACTGTGCTGACGATGAAAGCAGAGGATGGACAGAAGATGGCACACGGGGAACTCACCCCGCATATAGCCTTCATGAGCGGGGCGATGAAGGTCACTGGCGATCTAGCACTGGCCATGCAATTCGGTGCGGCGATGATGTAG
- a CDS encoding Uma2 family endonuclease translates to MQSATTAARSHLFTVDEYHKMGESGILTEDDRVELIEGELVDMPPIGSDHAGIVILLTAMLTVPLSGRALLSTQNPVRLGKRSEPQPDIAILRPRKDFYRNSHPQPKDVLLLIEVADTTVRYDREVKIPLYGRASVPEVWLIDIRERRAEVHLQPSRDGYRQVLRPANKERLALSLLPDVSIAIADLWS, encoded by the coding sequence ATGCAGTCCGCGACTACCGCTGCTCGGTCTCATCTGTTTACGGTCGACGAGTACCACAAAATGGGGGAAAGCGGCATCTTGACCGAAGATGACCGCGTGGAACTGATCGAAGGGGAGCTAGTCGATATGCCACCGATCGGAAGCGACCATGCAGGAATCGTCATCTTATTAACCGCCATGCTCACTGTACCGCTCTCCGGCAGGGCGCTCCTTTCTACACAAAATCCGGTACGGTTAGGAAAGCGTTCCGAACCCCAGCCCGACATAGCGATCTTACGCCCGAGAAAAGATTTTTACCGTAATTCTCACCCTCAACCGAAAGATGTGCTCTTGCTCATCGAAGTAGCGGATACGACAGTCCGTTATGATCGAGAGGTGAAAATCCCGCTCTACGGACGTGCTAGCGTGCCCGAAGTCTGGCTGATCGATATACGGGAGAGACGGGCCGAAGTGCATCTTCAGCCGAGCCGTGACGGCTACCGGCAAGTGCTGCGGCCTGCCAATAAGGAACGGCTTGCGCTGTCCTTGTTACCGGATGTGTCGATCGCGATTGCCGATCTGTGGTCATAA
- a CDS encoding aspartate aminotransferase family protein — translation MSYLRNNFLRHVAQTSSEPLGIEVESAHGCVIVDKSGREYLDLLSGIGVASVGHAHPEVVQAVKHQADRYLHTMVYGEHIQEPQVQLAEQLARIAPSPLSVTYFTNSGAEAIEGALKTARKYTGRARFVSFLGSFHGDTFGALSVGGNPVYRAPFEPLLPTVTFLPFDDLHALETIDDTVAAVLIEPIQGEGGVRIPSDGFLQRLRARCHEVGALLIFDEVITGFGRTGRLFACEHWQVVPDILVLAKALGGGMPLGAFMSTPEIMHTLTHDPPLAHVTTFGGHPVCCAAGLAALQVLLRDNLPQQAQTKGDAFLARLRESLGTGGLTAVRGRGLLIALEFHAPEATKSFVQRCFAAGVILGWTLHRDTVVRLAPPLIISPAEIDHAVTVIREALQNT, via the coding sequence ATGAGTTATCTGCGGAACAATTTTCTCCGCCATGTCGCACAAACCTCGTCAGAACCGCTTGGCATTGAGGTCGAAAGCGCGCACGGGTGCGTCATCGTGGACAAGAGCGGACGAGAATATCTCGACTTGCTCTCCGGCATCGGCGTCGCCAGTGTGGGGCATGCTCATCCCGAAGTCGTCCAGGCGGTCAAACACCAAGCCGACCGTTACTTACACACCATGGTGTATGGCGAGCACATTCAAGAGCCACAGGTGCAACTCGCCGAGCAATTGGCGCGCATCGCGCCGTCGCCATTATCGGTCACCTACTTCACCAACAGCGGCGCGGAAGCCATCGAAGGAGCGTTAAAGACCGCCCGCAAATACACCGGTCGTGCGCGCTTCGTGAGCTTTCTCGGCAGTTTTCATGGCGATACCTTCGGTGCTTTGTCCGTCGGCGGCAACCCGGTCTATCGGGCACCCTTCGAGCCTTTGCTGCCTACCGTCACGTTTCTTCCCTTCGATGACCTCCATGCGCTGGAGACGATCGACGACACGGTGGCGGCGGTGCTCATCGAGCCGATTCAAGGCGAAGGTGGGGTACGCATTCCCAGCGACGGTTTTCTGCAACGGTTACGTGCGCGCTGTCACGAAGTCGGCGCGCTGCTGATCTTCGATGAAGTGATTACCGGCTTCGGGCGCACGGGTCGGTTGTTCGCGTGCGAGCACTGGCAGGTGGTTCCCGATATTCTCGTCCTTGCCAAAGCCCTGGGTGGCGGTATGCCGTTGGGGGCATTCATGAGCACGCCGGAGATCATGCACACGCTCACGCACGACCCGCCGCTCGCTCATGTCACGACGTTCGGCGGTCATCCGGTATGCTGCGCGGCTGGGCTCGCCGCCCTCCAAGTCCTTTTGCGAGACAATCTCCCCCAACAAGCGCAAACCAAAGGAGACGCCTTCCTTGCACGTCTGCGCGAGTCCCTGGGCACTGGAGGATTGACCGCTGTCCGTGGTCGCGGATTGTTGATCGCCCTGGAATTTCATGCGCCGGAGGCGACCAAAAGCTTTGTTCAGCGCTGTTTTGCCGCAGGTGTCATTCTCGGTTGGACACTCCACCGTGACACGGTTGTCCGTCTGGCACCGCCGCTCATCATTTCTCCGGCAGAAATTGACCATGCGGTTACCGTTATCCGCGAGGCGCTACAGAACACGTGA
- a CDS encoding ribonuclease Z (member of metallo-beta-lactamase family; the purified enzyme from Escherichia coli forms dimeric zinc phosphodiesterase; in Bacillus subtilis this protein is a 3'-tRNA processing endoribonuclease and is essential while in Escherichia coli it is not; associates with two zinc ions) has product MNPAFSAHLVNGPFGDPGLYIHLQWEGRALLFDLGQNDALPFAELLRVTHVFVSHCHMDHFIGFDRLLRAFLARDKKLVLCGPPGIIDCVDGKLRGYTWNLVDNYGFALEVLEVAPDGIRRVVFPAGNAFRPEPLPDLPFVNGVVLEEPAFLVRTAHLDHKIFSLGFALEEKSHLNVDADLLASMEVQTGPWLAELKRALREHAPDDFVVTARWRGKDGVEQQRDFPLGALRGHVVKETCGQKIAYVVDTLYSPENAARIAGLAHGADVFFCESPFLDEDEDQATKRYHLTTRQAGLLARAAEAKKLVVFHFSPRYAGQNDRIYREAHDAFLGVGATVGGERRSTILPVEQ; this is encoded by the coding sequence ATGAATCCGGCTTTTTCTGCCCACTTGGTCAATGGTCCGTTCGGGGACCCCGGCCTATATATCCATCTCCAGTGGGAGGGACGTGCTCTGCTGTTCGACTTGGGACAGAACGACGCTTTGCCGTTTGCGGAATTGCTCCGCGTGACCCATGTGTTCGTGTCGCATTGTCACATGGATCACTTCATCGGCTTCGACCGCTTACTGCGCGCTTTCTTGGCCCGCGACAAGAAACTGGTCCTCTGTGGGCCGCCCGGCATCATCGACTGTGTCGATGGCAAGCTCCGTGGCTATACCTGGAACCTCGTGGACAACTACGGCTTTGCCCTCGAAGTGTTGGAGGTTGCGCCCGATGGTATCCGTCGGGTGGTGTTTCCCGCCGGGAATGCCTTTCGTCCCGAGCCTCTGCCGGACTTGCCCTTCGTGAACGGCGTCGTACTCGAAGAGCCGGCCTTTTTAGTACGCACAGCACATCTAGATCACAAGATTTTTTCGTTAGGGTTCGCCTTAGAAGAAAAAAGCCATCTCAATGTCGATGCGGACCTGTTGGCGAGCATGGAGGTGCAGACCGGGCCGTGGCTTGCCGAACTCAAACGTGCGCTGCGCGAGCATGCCCCCGATGACTTCGTCGTGACCGCACGCTGGCGCGGGAAAGATGGCGTCGAGCAACAGCGGGACTTTCCCTTGGGCGCACTGCGCGGTCATGTCGTCAAAGAAACGTGCGGCCAGAAGATCGCCTATGTGGTGGACACGCTCTATAGCCCGGAGAATGCGGCGCGGATCGCCGGGCTTGCCCATGGCGCGGACGTGTTTTTCTGCGAGTCGCCGTTTCTAGATGAGGATGAAGACCAGGCGACTAAACGCTACCATTTGACGACGCGTCAGGCCGGATTACTCGCTCGTGCAGCGGAGGCAAAAAAGCTAGTAGTGTTTCATTTCTCGCCGCGCTACGCCGGGCAGAACGACCGCATCTATCGTGAGGCGCACGACGCGTTTCTCGGCGTTGGCGCGACGGTCGGCGGCGAACGCCGCAGCACCATACTCCCCGTCGAGCAGTGA